The Spirochaetota bacterium genome has a segment encoding these proteins:
- a CDS encoding ATP-dependent DNA helicase RecQ, translated as MDISAAEQKIHTLLRETFKAEGGFRASQKDIILHVLSGRHCLVLMPTGMGKSLCYQLPALLMDGLTVVISPLISLMKDQVDSLLELGIDAAYINSSLGKAERTARYKNIAEGKYKILFVAPERFRNREFNATIRSRKISLLAIDEAHCVSRWGNDFRPDYSKVKEIRDVLGNPATIALTATATLIVQNDIIEKTGIPAQDIKIFNEGICRPNLSLHVVEAIDEPEKFEKMYKLINEKPGSKIVYFNLIKSIERFAEFLDSKGHGYSIYHGKLNPPERRKVHKRFMTSDNIVILATNAFGMGIDRPDIRMIIHGEIPDSIESYYQEIGRAGRDGRPSDCILMYCQDDLEVQISFLEWKNPDAGFIKKTYRLLDSLGDTINAYSYEDLQEKLVFKHKADHRLQTVLNIFDMYNVTEGNAETQNLKLILPLPDEIISDEYIKSKQERDKKRLIEMLNYVKTRECRRNYIHNYFDMKNVECKNCDNCM; from the coding sequence ATGGATATTAGTGCAGCTGAACAGAAAATTCACACGCTTTTACGCGAAACATTCAAAGCCGAAGGCGGCTTCAGGGCTTCGCAGAAGGATATTATTCTGCACGTGCTGTCGGGCAGGCACTGTCTTGTGCTCATGCCCACGGGCATGGGCAAGTCGCTGTGCTACCAGCTGCCTGCCCTGCTCATGGACGGGCTTACGGTCGTAATCTCGCCGCTCATATCGCTGATGAAAGACCAGGTCGACAGCCTGCTTGAGCTTGGCATTGACGCAGCATACATCAACTCGTCACTGGGCAAGGCGGAAAGAACGGCGCGGTATAAAAACATCGCGGAGGGCAAATACAAAATACTGTTCGTTGCTCCGGAGCGTTTCAGGAACAGGGAATTTAACGCAACAATTAGAAGCAGGAAAATATCGCTGCTGGCAATCGACGAGGCTCATTGTGTAAGCCGCTGGGGCAATGATTTCAGGCCGGACTACTCAAAGGTTAAAGAAATCAGGGATGTGCTGGGCAACCCGGCGACAATAGCATTGACCGCAACAGCCACGCTGATTGTGCAGAACGACATTATAGAAAAGACAGGCATTCCGGCGCAAGATATTAAAATATTCAACGAGGGCATATGCAGGCCGAATCTTTCGCTCCATGTTGTTGAAGCTATCGACGAACCTGAAAAATTTGAAAAGATGTACAAGCTGATAAATGAAAAGCCGGGGAGCAAGATAGTATATTTCAACCTGATAAAAAGCATAGAACGCTTCGCCGAGTTTCTCGACAGTAAAGGCCATGGGTATTCCATATATCACGGAAAACTCAATCCGCCTGAAAGGAGAAAAGTACATAAAAGATTTATGACATCTGACAATATTGTCATACTTGCGACCAACGCATTCGGCATGGGCATAGACAGGCCCGACATAAGAATGATAATCCACGGCGAGATTCCCGATTCCATAGAATCGTATTACCAGGAGATTGGCAGGGCCGGCCGCGACGGCCGCCCCTCGGACTGCATTCTCATGTACTGCCAGGATGACCTTGAAGTGCAGATCAGCTTCCTGGAATGGAAGAATCCCGACGCCGGATTCATCAAGAAAACATATCGCCTGCTCGATTCCCTGGGCGATACGATCAACGCGTATTCTTACGAGGATCTCCAGGAAAAGCTTGTGTTCAAGCATAAAGCTGACCACAGGCTTCAGACCGTGCTTAACATTTTCGATATGTATAATGTCACCGAAGGCAACGCGGAAACGCAGAACCTGAAATTAATATTGCCCCTGCCGGATGAAATTATTTCGGATGAATACATAAAGTCAAAGCAGGAGCGCGACAAAAAGCGGCTTATTGAAATGCTTAACTACGTAAAGACACGTGAATGCAGAAGGAACTATATCCACAATTATTTTGACATGAAAAACGTTGAATGCAAGAACTGCGACAACTGCATGTAA
- a CDS encoding YbhB/YbcL family Raf kinase inhibitor-like protein, whose translation MVSNIGTEGYSKVRGGKAMGTLTVTSTAFKEGGMIPGKYTCDGRDLSPLIAWSGVPAGAKTIALICDDPDAPAGTWVHWVVFNIPAAVKELAEGASMPAGAKQGINDFRKLPYGGPCPPGGTHRYFFKVYALDTVLALKEGAAKSELLRAMEGHVLAQGQLMGKYKRS comes from the coding sequence ATGGTATCAAATATCGGAACAGAGGGTTATTCTAAAGTTCGTGGAGGTAAGGCTATGGGTACGTTGACTGTTACCAGCACCGCTTTCAAGGAGGGGGGAATGATCCCCGGAAAGTATACCTGCGATGGTCGGGACCTCTCGCCGCTGATCGCCTGGAGCGGCGTTCCGGCCGGGGCGAAAACCATCGCCCTAATCTGCGATGACCCGGACGCTCCGGCCGGCACCTGGGTCCACTGGGTGGTATTCAACATACCCGCGGCGGTGAAGGAGCTGGCAGAAGGGGCATCCATGCCCGCTGGCGCGAAGCAGGGGATCAACGATTTCCGCAAGCTCCCCTACGGCGGCCCCTGCCCCCCGGGGGGCACGCACCGGTATTTTTTCAAGGTCTATGCCCTTGACACGGTCCTTGCCCTGAAGGAGGGAGCGGCCAAGAGCGAGCTCCTCAGGGCCATGGAGGGCCATGTGCTGGCCCAGGGCCAGCTCATGGGAAAATACAAGCGAAGCTAG
- a CDS encoding PilZ domain-containing protein, producing the protein MERRLYTRIPFNIETIIRFNDRPIQGTVLNISLHGLFIDIPEALPDRALVGVEISMDSSGSHKSLLLPGLVVRSGSGGTAVKLMELDLESYTVVRDLMMDRSITPEVIMDEFCRFIACGQDHSL; encoded by the coding sequence ATGGAACGAAGGCTATATACCCGGATACCCTTTAACATTGAAACGATCATTCGCTTCAACGACAGGCCCATCCAGGGGACCGTCCTCAATATCAGCCTCCATGGATTGTTCATCGATATCCCGGAGGCCCTGCCGGACAGGGCCCTGGTGGGCGTGGAAATCTCCATGGACAGCTCCGGTTCCCATAAAAGCCTGCTTCTGCCGGGGCTGGTGGTCCGCTCCGGATCGGGCGGCACCGCCGTCAAGCTCATGGAACTGGATCTAGAATCCTACACTGTTGTCCGGGACCTCATGATGGACCGGTCCATCACCCCGGAGGTCATCATGGACGAATTCTGCAGATTCATAGCCTGCGGCCAGGACCATTCCCTTTAA